From Klebsiella electrica, the proteins below share one genomic window:
- the yidD gene encoding membrane protein insertion efficiency factor YidD — protein MAPPLSPGSRLLIGLIRVYQRLISPLLGPHCRFTPTCSSYGIEALRRFGVIKGSWLTMKRVLKCHPLHPGGDDPVPPGPFDTREH, from the coding sequence GTCGCCTGGCTCCCGGCTCCTGATAGGCCTTATTCGGGTCTATCAGCGCCTGATTAGTCCGCTACTCGGGCCGCATTGTCGTTTCACGCCAACCTGTTCAAGCTACGGAATTGAGGCATTGCGCAGATTTGGAGTGATAAAAGGCAGTTGGTTGACAATGAAACGCGTATTAAAATGCCACCCTTTACACCCTGGTGGTGACGATCCCGTCCCGCCTGGACCATTTGATACCAGAGAACACTAA